One window of the Salvia miltiorrhiza cultivar Shanhuang (shh) chromosome 6, IMPLAD_Smil_shh, whole genome shotgun sequence genome contains the following:
- the LOC130988036 gene encoding rosmarinate synthase-like produces the protein MRMNVKESTMVRPMAETPSGSLWLSNLDLQMPATYHSRFVNLYRSNGAANFFDVGLLKAALGRVLVDFYPYAGRLEKADNGRIQINCNAEGVLFVEAECDATVDDLGGFAARVPDLSLVPKVDYSWGTSTFPLLLLQLTRFKCGSISLGFANDHHVSDGMSVLHFIKTWSDATRGVTAAAIPPLLDRRLLSARCPPQPQFPHDEYQPLPTLITPLPSTDTSHSTFKLTPAHLRALKQRCKSRYTMYEVVTGHVWRCVCAARGLAPDQETRLQSSVDGRPRLRPPLPSGFFGNVIFYTTSTALCGELVSNPVDFAAGKVHASVARMNDEYLRSAVDYLEVQLPNIPQTARRDNTMRCPNFDITSWARLPSFEADFGWGKPVYVGPAAAPYEGKCFLFVGAESDGSWLLEITLLKPHMEAFQKLFYDIPSVHENYDTFIWPRL, from the exons atgAGGATGAATGTGAAAGAATCGACGATGGTGAGGCCAATGGCAGAAACTCCAAGTGGAAGTCTGTGGCTGTCGAATTTGGACTTACAAATGCCGGCTACCTACCACAGTCGCTTCGTCAACTTGTACCGCTCCAATGGCGCCGCCAACTTCTTTGACGTTGGCTTGCTGAAGGCGGCGCTTGGGCGGGTTCTGGTTGACTTCTACCCATATGCAGGGAGGCTGGAGAAGGCGGATAACGGGCGCATCCAGATTAACTGCAACGCCGAGGGAGTGTTGTTCGTGGAGGCGGAGTGCGACGCCACCGTCGATGACTTGGGTGGTTTCGCGGCCCGCGTCCCCGACCTCTCTCTCGTCCCTAAAGTCGATTATTCTTGGGGGACTTCCACCTTCCCACTTTTGTTGCTGCAG TTGACACGGTTCAAATGTGGTAGCATTTCCTTGGGCTTTGCAAACGACCACCACGTTTCTGACGGGATGTCCGTCCTCCATTTCATCAAAACGTGGTCCGACGCCACCCGCGGCGTAACCGCTGCTGCCATCCCCCCACTCCTCGACCGCCGCCTCCTCTCGGCTCGCTGCCCGCCGCAGCCCCAGTTCCCCCACGACGAATACCAGCCCCTGCCGACGCTCATAACCCCTCTCCCCAGCACCGACACGTCACACTCAACGTTCAAACTCACCCCCGCCCACCTCCGCGCCCTCAAGCAGAGATGCAAATCCCGTTACACCATGTACGAAGTGGTCACCGGCCACGTGTGGCGCTGCGTCTGCGCGGCCCGCGGCCTCGCCCCGGACCAAGAAACCAGGCTGCAATCCTCGGTGGACGGGCGCCCGAGGCTGAGGCCGCCCCTGCCTTCCGGTTTCTTCGGCAACGTGATCTTCTACACGACGTCGACCGCTCTGTGCGGCGAGCTGGTGTCGAATCCGGTGGATTTCGCGGCGGGGAAAGTCCACGCGTCGGTGGCCCGAATGAACGACGAGTATTTGAGGTCGGCTGTTGATTACTTGGAGGTGCAGCTGCCGAATATCCCCCAAACTGCCCGCAGAGACAACACCATGAGGTGCCCTAATTTTGATATCACGAGCTGGGCGCGGCTGCCCTCATTCGAAGCGGATTTCGGGTGGGGGAAGCCGGTTTATGTGGGGCCGGCGGCGGCTCCGTATGAAGGGAAGTGCTTTTTGTTCGTTGGTGCGGAGAGTGATGGGAGTTGGTTGCTTGAGATCACGCTGCTGAAGCCGCACATGGAGGCGTTTCAgaaattattttatgatattccctccgtccatgaaaattATGACACTTTCATTTGGCCGAGGTTGTAA